The nucleotide sequence CACGAGTAGAAGCACATAAACACGGATAAGATATTTTGTAGCATAGTGGTAACTTTTTTTGAGAGAGAGCatcggcctgttcggctggtgctgatacgatcgtatatgatcgtggattattactgctgactgatttgatgtgagaaaaaaaatactattctgattaaaatttacgaccaagcgaattgGCTGCATAGTGGCAACTGGTCACACAAGTGATTGTTGAAGAGAGAGGATCCAAGGCTGTGCTGGACCACAaagaaatatatatttttataataactaGTAAAATTGTTGGTGCGTTGCAACGGGTCTCGAAGACTTGAACCAACTTAGGTACCGTTCCACTTTATTTTGTAAAAAAAtttaagatttctcgtcacatcgaatctttgacacatatatgaagcattaaatataaataaaaaataaaactaattacacaatttagacgaaattcacgagacgaatctttaaagcctaattagactataattggacactaattgtcaaataacaacgaaagtactacagtacaattttttaaaatttttcgcCAACTAAACTAGGCCTTAGCGGGAAGAAACGGAGGATTACGTTGGCAGCCAACGCACTGGTGCCACGTGTTTCATTTGCAAACCGATGTCCATAGCTTGCCACCGCTTGGCTAGCTCCCACGGTGGTTGCGATAGCCGAGAGGTCCGAGTGCCATCAGTGCGATTTGCATCATCCCCAGTCCATCCGTCGATAAATGTGATCGTCCACTCCTGGTTGATCTTCGTCGTGTTCGCTACGTTGCCGCGTGAAAAAAATACTTGTCCATCAGAGTTAAAGGACCGCAAACAGGCTGAATGCTGAGACAGAGAAGAGATAAAAGAAAAGAGAGGAGAAGTAGACTATAAGCTTACAGTAACTTTGTAAAAAAGACAAGTGAGTTATATATTAATAGTGGAGATATAACTATTATATAAATAGATTGAAAAGGAGGCTACAAAAATTTATACAACCAGTAGCTGGTTGTATTATTAACCTTGCTCTTAGGTCCAACTCCATCAACCGGTCCCATTCTCTCGACGGCGTGGGTCCAACTCCATCAACCGGTCCCATTCTCTCGGCAGCGTGGGTGTGCGAGGAGTATGTGTGGGCAAGCAAGTACTTCGCATGGAGTTCTttcactaaggccctgtttggcacgGCTCGCGCCGGCCCTGGCTTATCCGACATCGgcactgtagcaacactgtagcacGAAGccgttttctctctcctctcctccccctcTCACTCATCTGTTCATCGAAGCGGAGAAGCCGTTTTCTTGGCTTTTCCCCGCGTGCTACAGTACATAAAGTTggagagagaaaaccggcttTGTGCTACATTGTTGCTACAATATTGTTGTCAGATAAATCGGAGCCGGCAGAAGCCGTGCCCAAACGGGCCTAAGATCTAGAGCCTGGAGGTATGGCGTGTGATCGGCGTCCTTTTCGTCGGAAATTGTTGAGCTACGAGCGTCGCGTGTTTCCGGGAGCCAATTTGCTTGGAGCAGGCGGGATCAGATATCAAGACGTTCCATGCAGTATCAATCAGGAACGTGTACCCATGGGCGCGCGTACGCATACCACTTCCATCTTTTTTTTTTCGTGACGATATGGATGTATGTGTTCATGTCTTCTTCAATCCGAACGCCAAGCTTCAACTATATTACCCGTTTTATTTATAATTTTCCCAACCAAATAAGCATCCATTTTGTTTTACCAATGAAACACGTGTTCCACCTCATCTAGGACTCCATGCATGTTACCTCCTCAACAATAAaaacccaaaatacaagacacatATCATGTTTGGGTAGTACTACGGGCAAATATTTCAATACCTATTTTTGTCTTCTTCAACAACAAGACCTAAAAGAGAACCATTTCTACAAATAGGTCTTGAGAaaagaggatactcagatttaggtTGTGTTTCTTCTAACACCTAAAATAGGTATCCTGTATAGGTAGTCCGATACAATACAGTACTGTCGGAGACCTATTTTATATTTAGATAGCCTTATGGGTCACCTGTTGAAGATaggacagcctgttcgtttggctgtggcttgtcgtaaacgatcgtaaatttccagacagaatagtatttttctctcacacaaaccagccagcagtacttcttcacgaaccagcaacaatacgaaccagccaaccgaacaggctgagaaACTCATATACACGCGCAGACCAAAACAGAACCCAAACTGGACTCATGCCTAGAGGCAAACCACGTCACGTATGTAATCAAACGAAAACTGGACTACCACAAACGTGGAAACACACAGACATATAGACCCTATTGCTGGCTGAATCTTGGTTGAAATTAGCTAaaaaatattgttttgactaaaatgttgtgaaagaaaaatattgttctgactaAAAAAAGCCAAATAAATtggatatggggtaagccgaacgggaccatAGATTTTAGGAGACTTCCATCGTGAGTACAGGTAGTTAGTGAAGGGCcgaacaaaaaaaaataaagagaaattttgtcttttatgttttgaaatcgGACTTCGTATCACGCTAGATAAGAGCTATTCTACCCCGTTTGAACACaggttatattatatatatataatccggACGGAAGAAACTCTCCATTATCCGGTAGTTAGAGGGAGATGGACAAAAAAAAATAGATGGACCAAAAAATATGatgaaattttgtctctttattattaggtatagataacaGAAATATACTCCTTTGGGTTCCTACCATATACGGAGTATATAAGTTGTTTCGAACTTGGGCAAAAGAATTAAGGTGAATGTAGACGGCTTCTTTAATTTTGAATTTGAACTTGGGCCGCTGGGATCGGTATTGTGGCAATAGATAGAGATAGCAGTGGGGCTGTCCAATTTACAGCTTGGGCGACTGATTTTCAGATGGGTTGTCTACGAACTAAAGCCTATATTCAGGATAATGGGCTCAAACATGTGTGTCGTCGGTTGTTGGGCTCTACCCAGGAAACACTATGCTGTGGAAGTAAAGTGAAATACGCTTTCAGAGTTGGGTTTCGGATCCAACGTGCACTCCGGATTTGGCACGGAAGCGGAAGCGAGACGCCGTCATGCTCTGCCAGGTCGCGCCACCACCGATGCCCCCCGCCGGTGGGCGGCGGCATTCGACTTCTGTGCCCCGCCGCGGCCGAACCCTCGCCGCCCTCTCGTGCCGCTGTGGACGGCGGCACATCATCGGTGCCTCCTCGGCTGCGGCTCTCCTTCCCTTCCTCGCCCCTCCTTCTCCGGCCGCTCCGCCCATCGACCCCGATGTGAGCTCCTTATGGCCCCTCGTTTAAGTTCTCTACGTCTAGTCGGCCTAGTGCCTGTGCGTCATAACCACTTTTGGTTTACTTGGATGGGCAGGTGATGCTCCAGCGAGTGCACCCGTCGAGGCCGGACTGGTATGAGGAGTTCTATGCCTCGGCCATGGATCAGGGGATGAAGTCATACGAAGCAGAGGTATGCAGTTTTGTCTCTAGTTATGATTCTACTTTTCCAGTTACCTACTGAATCAAAATAAATGAATCATGTACTCAAAGCTAACCAGTTAGTCTTGTGACAATGAGAATAGGTTTGCAAAGAGCATCCCTACCAGCTCTTAGGAGATTAGGATTAGCAGTTGGAAGCATCACTGGGTTTAGTGCAGACTGCACATAATACCACTGTTAATCTGCCACATCTCTGTTTACATGTTAGCTACTTATTTCTGTATCTGGGTTTCAGTCTGATAATATAACAACTTACCATGGAACATTTCTTCCAATGCATGTTAATGCCAAATTGCCAATGTTTGATTATGACTACGGGAATAATGATCTCATATTTACTATCTGTTAAAAAGAAGAAGTGAAATTGACACTCGTGCACTCGTGCTGCTGTTGTTTAAACTTCTTAAAGCCCGCCAAAAGTGTCTCTAGTGTTTGCTATTTCAAAGAACAAAAGTGCATTGTGCATCGGTACTAAATAACCATGTCATGGTCATAATCAGGCTAAACGTCTCGCTTGGTGAAGATTGCAGATTGCAGGATACAAAGCAAAGCTCTTTTCTCAACTGTCGCCTGCAGGAAAGAACATTCTGGAGCTTGGTGTTGGGACAGGGCCTAACTTCAAatactatgcaagtgaagatggGGTTAATGTAATTGGAGTAGATCCTAACAAGCACATGGAGAATTATGCAAGGACAGCTGCTGTGTCTGCTGGACTCCCGTCATCAAGCTTCACATTCAGAAGAGGGGTATTATTGTTGTCCATTTTTGGTGATGTTGTCCATTTtcacattcttaaactttgctttCCCGTTAAATATAACAACTGCATTTGATGTGCAATTCTATTTAGGTTGCTGAAGCCTTGCCAGCAGAAGACAATTCCATGGATGCGTTGATCGGCACACTGGTATTGTGCTCTGTAAATAACATCGACATGGCACTGAGAGGTAATAATTATACTTCATTAGCTAGGACAATGATGGCTATTTCCTTTTTTGTGACACTCTATTCGAATCACAACATGTAGAGGTCTCACTTTGGTTTTGGCAATATGGAAATACAGATAAAATGCAATACATTATTCCTCGTTGTAGCTATTTTCTACAAACTTAACATACACTTGATACATGATTCTTTGTAGTAGTATTAACTTTAGTTAATTCTTCCATTTCTATCTGCATGCTTCTGTTTCATTGCACCATTTGTTTGCAACAGAATGCTATCATGCCTACCATTTTGTACCTGTAACAACTAAAAGCCATGGTTCTGTGCAGAAATAAAGCGAGTCttaaagcccgatggtctctaTGTGTTCATTGAACATGTTGCCGCACCAGGTACTCCAGATTAACCAGCAAAACAGCTACTCTTAGCACTCTGCTACTAATAGCGCTTTTTCAATATTTGTGGTATTTAATTAGCTTTTCCAAGAGCATAGAAGCACCGTCAAAGTGTTAATGTTATGGTCGGTAGGGTCTATAGGCGTAGATGCCTGGATACAAGTCCGGCTTAGCCGGCTGGTTGGCTAGGAGTCCGGCTGCCTTAGCCGGCTGGGTGGCTAGGAGTCCGGCCTGTTAGTTATCTGGTCCTAGAATATAGGACGGTTATCTATTAGAGTTGGTTATTGGATTGAGTTAGGTTTGAGTCGGTTGAGATCTACTTGTATAAATATTAAAGAGTTATAATAAAGGAGGTAACCTGGGATTGAGACTTACCGTCTCCCTTGGGTGCCCAGGCTCGTTACTGTTCATCGTCCTATCTTGCTGCAGCCACCACGGCTCCTGCCCGTCGAACCCTAGCACGCTCTCGCGTTCCTCGATCTCCTCCATACTTCCTTCGAAGCAAAGCCCGCCGCTGTACCAACCTGGTATCAGAGATCATGTCGACATCCGGGGCCGCTCCGCCGCCAATTCCGCCGCCAATTCCACCCACCTCGAGCCCCCCCACGTCTGGGGTTCCAGCCACATCAGGCGCCCTTGTCCCTGCTACATCGGGGGCCCTGATTTCCCCCACCTCGCAgccttccccgccgccgccgatgtACGCGATCCCTGCGGAAGCTCTGACAGAATTCACCAATGCCATCCACGGCATTCAGAACCAGATGGCCCTGCTGAACTTTCAGATGACCAACATGGCGCAGCGCCTGACGGCCATTGATGGGCGTGACCTGCCCACTGCAGCGCACCTACCACAGTTGCCGCAGCCCGGCTTCGCTGCGCTGCCGGCCTCATCTGCGCCCGTACTCCAGGAGGCAAGATCTGCGTCATCCAGTTTGCTCCCGACGTCCACTGCAGCCCCGATGGCGACCTCCGCTGCACCAAGGGCGCCACCGACGTCGGCCAGCCAGTTCGGCGTGCCGATCACGCAGATTTGCTTCCCACCGTCACCATCGCCGATCCCCTCCTTCGAGTCCGTCATGGGGGGCATGCCAATACCGTCGGCTCCGGCGGTGTCGGCACCTGCGCGGATGTCTGTTCCTCTGCCGATGGAAGGGGCACAGGAGGGTCACGTGGTTCCCAAGTACCACAAGCTCGTGTTCCCGACATACGACGGCAAGGACGATCCCCTCGGCTGGCTGAACAAATGCGAGCAGTTCTTCAATGGCCATCAGACACGCCATCAAGACCGGGTCTAGCTCGCGTCGTACCACCTCACCGGCGTCGCCCAGCAGTGGTACCTGGTGCTCGAGTCTGATGCTGGGCGCCCAATCTGGGATGACTTCCGCACACTCTGTCAACAGCGGTTCGGTCCGCCCCTCAGCACCAATCATCTCTCCGACCTGGCGCGCCTTCCCTTCACCTCCACAGTTGATGCTTATATGGAGGCGTTCCAGGCACGGGCGGCACATGCAGGCAGGCTGTCGCCGGGCCAAAAGGCCAAACTGTTCACCGGAGGGCTGCCCGAGCACATCCGCGTCGATGTGGAACTCCACGATCCGCAGGACCTCCAGCGGGCGATGCACCTGGCACGTGCGTACGAGCGCCGGAACACGCCGATGCAGCTCGCGCTGCCACCTCCGCCACGCCGACGCACCACTGGAGTGGCCCCTACGACGCCTGCAGCCCCAGGGACGATCGCTGCAGCCTCCTCCTCTTCATCGGCAACGTCACAGCGCCCCTTCAAGAGACTCACACCAGAGATGGCGGAACGTCGCAGGCAAGGGCTCTGCTACAATTGCGACGAGCCTTATGTGCGGGGCCACAAGTGCGCTCGGCTTTTCTACCTCGAGGTCGCCGATTACATCGTGGAGGAGCCGGACGACGACGCTGAGGACAACAAGGCAGCGCCACCTGCTGCAGATTCGCCCCCTTTTGACCCTGATGCCCCTATGATCTCCCTGTCTGCCATCACAGGTATCCGCGACTCGGGCACCATGCAGCTGCGCGTCCGGATCGGTGCGCATGAGTTCACGGCGCTGTTGGACTCCGGGTCTACGCACAACTTCATCAAAGCGAGTGCTGCGCACCGTGCGGGACTGCGCCTCGTCGATAGCCGGGGGGCTCACGTCGTAGTGGCCAACGGCGAACGCATGGCGTGCCAAGGCCTGGGCCGCAACGTCCTTCTTCAGATCGGCAGGGAATCTTTCCGCCTCGACATGTTCTCCATCCACGTGCAGGGCTGTGACATCGTCCTGGGGATCGCTTGGCTGCGTACCCTGGGACCTATCTTGTGCGACTTCGCGACGCGTACCATGGCCTTCAACCTCCGTGGCCGCCGCGTTGTCTGGGTGGGAGTGGAGGCGTCGGGCTCGCAGCCAGCACCAACAGCCGACCCTCTGCTGTCCAGCACCCTCTTCACCGACACAGGATCTGAGCAGGACCTCTTGGAGCGCCTCCTGGACACATACAGCGACGTTTTCGCCGCTCCAGCAGGTCTGCCCCCAGCTCGTGACTGCGATCACCGCATTCATCTCAAGCCAGCAGTCGAGCCGGTGGCTGTTCGTCCCTACAGATACCCTCAAATTCAAAAGGACGAGCTTGAAGCGCAGTGTGCGGACATGCTACAGCACGACCTGATCCAGCCCAGCACATCTCCGTTCTCAGCACCTGTTTTGCTGGTCAAGAAACAGGACAACACCTGGAGGTTTTGCGTCGACTACCGGGCACTCAATGCTGTCACCGTCAAGGACAAGTTTCCTATACCGGTGGTCGAGGAGCTGCTTGACGAGCTTCATGGTGCCCGCTATTTCACAAAGCTAGACCTTCGCTCCGGATATCATCAAGTGCGTGTCCACCCCGATGAtgtccacaagacggcgttccgaaCACACCATGGTCACTTTGAGTTTTTGGTCATGCCTTTTGGCTTGTCCAATGCTCCTTCTACGTTCCAGGCACTAATGAACTCCGTCCTCAAGTCCTTCCTGCATCGCTGCGTCCTTGTCTTCTTCGACGACATACTGATCTACAGTGGCTCTTGGACAGCACATATGCAGCACCTCCGCGCCGTCCTCGACGTGGTGCGCGCGCATCACCTACATCTCAAGCGCGCCAAATGCGAGTTCGCTGCAAGGGCGATCCACTACCTAGGACATGTGATTTCAGAAGCTGGCGTCTCCATGGATGTCTCCAAGGTGGAAGCTGTGCAGTCTTGGCCTCAGCCGCGTTCCGCCCGCGGCTTGCGTGgcttcctgggtttggctggctattatcgccGCTTTATCCAGGACTTTGGCGCCATCGCAGCGCCCCTAACGCAGCTCCTGCGGAAGAATGCGTTCCAGTGGACGGAGGAGGCAGCAGCAGCGTTCAACGCCCTGAAGGGGGCCCTGTCCAGCGCGTCGGTTCTTCATCTACCAGATTTCAGCAAGGCGTTCGTGGTAGACTGTGACGCGTCCGGCTCGGGCTTTGGCGCGGTGTTACATCAAGGAGCAGGTCCGCTGGCGTTCTACAGCCGGCCGTTCGCAGCCCGGCATCTTAAAGTGGCGGCATACGAGCGCGAGCTGATTGGGCTCGTCCACGCCGTGCGTCATTGGCGCCCCTACCTTTGGGGTCGTGCTTTTGTCGTACGTACGGATCACTATGCGCTGAAATACATGCTGGATCAACGCCTATCGACAATTCCACAAACTCAGTGGGTCTCCAAGCTTCTTGGCTTTGATTTCCGGGTGGAGTTTCAGCCTGGCCGCGCCAACACAGTCGCAGACGCCCTCTCACGGCGTGATGGAGATGTTCCCCTGCTGGAGGCCTTGACCAGCGCTGATGCATCGCTGGCAGCATTGTCTGTGCCGGCGTTTGACCTCTACAACGAGCTGCGCCATGAGTTCGACAATGACGCAGATCAGCGCGCCTTCCGCGATGCTGTCACCAATGGTGACCACGGTGCAGCGTGGACGGTGCGCGAGGGGCTGATCCTTCGGGGTGGCCGGGTGTACGTGCCCGAGTCGTCCGCGGTGCTTCCTGATCTCCTGCAGTTGGCTCACACGGTTGGCCATGAGGGCATCCAGAAGACCCTACAGCGCCTCCGCACGGACTTCGCCGTGGAACATGACCGGCGTGTTGTGCGGGATTATATCCGTACATGTGCTACGTGCCAGCGCAACAAGACTGAAGCTCTGCACCCCGCCGGTCTACTTCAACCTCTGCCGGTGCCGTCGCGGGTGTGGGCTGATATTTCACTGGACTTCATTGAGGCGCTGCCCAAGGTTCATGGTAAGAGCGTGCTGCTTACGGTGGTTGACAGGTTCTCCAAGTATGCCCACTTCATTCCATTGGGGCATCCTTACACGGCCGCTTCCGTCGCCCGCGCATTCTTCACCGACATCGTCCGCTTGCACGGCTTTCCGGAGTCGATCGTGAGTGATCGAGACCCTGTCTTCACAGGCCACTTTTGGCGTGACCTGTTCCGGCTGGCTGGGGTCAAGTTGCGCATGAGCTCCGCCTTTCATCCCCAAACTGACGGCCAGTCGGAGGCAGTTAACAAGGTCATCACCATGTACCTTCGCTGTACTACCGGCGATCGTCCTCGCGACTGGGTGGACTGGTTGCAATGGACGGAGTTCTGCTACAACTCCTCGTTCCACTCCGCCCTCCGCACGACGCCGTTCCAGGTGGTGTATGGGCGACCACCCCCGTCCTTGCTGCCATACGACCGGGGGACAGCTGCTACTGAAGATCTTGATGCTATGCTGGACTGCCGTGATGAGTTCCTTGCTGAGGTCCGGGACAGGCTACTCCAAGCGCAACAGTACGCTCGCAAGCATTATGATGCCCATCACCGGTTCCTGGAGTTTGCAGTAGGTGACTGGGTTCTCTTGCGATTGCTCAATCGTTCTACGCAGTCGTTGGAGCCGGCTGCGCGACGGAAGCTTGGGCCCAAGTATGCTGGCCCCTTTCAGGTGGTGGAGCGCATTGGTCAGGTGGCGTATCGCCTGCAGCTGCCTGACAATGCTCGCATCCATGATGTGTTCCACGTCGGCGTCCTCAAGCCCTTCATCGGCACACCTCCAACGTCAacgccgccactgccgccgcttCAGCATGGGCGCCCCCTACTTATGCCTGAACGCGTTCTGCGCTCCCGGCTGCAGCGCGGCTCCTGGCACATCTTGGTGCAGTGGGCTGGTCTGCCACCGTCTGAAGCAACATGGGAGTCAGTGGACAGCTTCCGTATGGCTCACCCTtcgttccagctcgaggacgagctgtttccaGAGGAAGGGAGTGATGTTATGGTCGGTAGGGTCTATAGGCGTAGATGCCTAGATACAAGTCCGGCTTAGCCGGCTGGGTGGCTAGGAGTCCGGCCTGTTAGTTATCTGGTCCTAGAATATAGGACGGTTATCTATTAGAGTTGGTTATTGGATTGAGTTAGGTTTGAGTCGGTTGAGATCTACTTGTATAAATATTAAAGAGTTATAATAAAGGAGGTAACCTGGGATTGAGACTTACCGTCTCCCTTGGTGCCTAGGCTCGTTACTGTTCATCGTCCTATCTTGCTGCAGCCACCACGGCTCCTGCCCGTCGAACCCTAGCACGCTCTCGCGTTCCTCGATCTCCTCCGTACTTCCTTCGAAGCAAAGCCCGCCGCTGTACCAGTTAACATAACTGGTGGTTGATATTTCGTTTTTTTTCTACTACATTTGTATTACTGCGCGTTACTGATTGCTGCTTTTGTCCGTGACACAGATGGTACTCTGCTCCACTTTGTTCAAGGCGCGCTTGATCCCGTGCAGCAATTTGTAGCTGACGGATGCCATCTCACCAGGAAAACCGGACAAAGCATCAGAGATGTTGGGTTCTCGAGCCTGAGCCTGGACAGTGTCCGACTGTCAAATGCCTACATCATTAGCCCTCATGTTTATGGCGTAGCCTGCAAGTGAAGTTTTCCACCATCTTTTGAAACCTTTGTAAATGATGTCCTCCTGTATCTTCCATCAGTAAAGCGGTTTGTGGTAAGTAAAAGTTTGTTTCATGAGAGCATCTCCCAGACTCCCACGGTCCTTCTTGAACCACTCTTTAAATCCTCATTTAGAGTATTAAAAATCGTTCTTGCTATCTCTTCACCCTCCAAGTTCTCTCTTTGTTGTTTGGCACTTTGGTGAGACATCTCTGTTCTATATCTTTGGCGAGCGAGAAATCAAAGATAGAGGGTGATAATATTTATGGATTTAGTTGAAGAAGCTGTTGAACGGATTCTTTTTCGCCAAATCTTTATCTCTGTCAACACGGAAGGACGTAAAGAGGTTCAATGACGAATGGCACAGTTGTAAAAAAAAATGACGAATGGCATTGGCAGCGGCCCAGCAGCAAGTGCGGTCTTGCTCTTGTTTTGTTGATCTTGAGACTTCAAAAGGAATGGTGCTGCGGAAGCTATGGGCCCAACGGAGTCTGTATTCATTGGTGGGCTGTATTGTCTCCGTTTGCTGGCGCCACAGGTTCCAATCAATGCGCTTTGCTTCCGCAGGAGGGCTGGGCCTGGTCACGGGGTCCCTCTCCCGTTTCTGCGAAAGCCCCCGCCGCAGCAGCCACCAGCCCCTACTGTTTTCGGAACGAGACCCTCTAACTTCGACCTCAGCGACTGCAGAGTACAGTCGGAGACGGATCACCGTCCGCTGAGGATCCAACGGAGGCTGCCCCACCAAAGTCTATAGCAGGCCAATTCTAGTGGCCCATCGCAGCCCACCACGCCAATAACAGCGACGTCCGTCTCTTTCCCTCCTGCCGCCGTCTTCGTCGTCGCAGATGTGCTCCGCCTCTCTCCTCGCCGTCACGGCGTCCGCTCGAGCGACGCGAGCTCCGCCGCCTTGCTCGGAGCGGACGCCGCGCTCGAGCTGCTGCTCTTCCACTGCCTCCTCGAGTTCGCACAGGTCCAGCACGACGGGGCGGCGGCGGGCAGGGGCAGGGGAGGAGCATCAGGACCGCAATGTTCGCCTCCAGCGCTGGTCTGGCTCGTCGCCGTCGCAACTGCTGCAGCCGGGTCCAGAAGGTGGTCATGCGGGCTGGAAGCATGAGGTGGTTGGACCTTGGATTGAAGAATTCAGTGCTGTAATTTGTGCTTACAATGTGTTCTGTGAATTGTGCAGCTGCTAGCAACTGTGCAGGAAATTAGATAGGAAAGGACAAGTGGTAGCCAAATCAGAGCCAATTGTACGCATTTGAATTGTGATGAAAATTGTTCTGGAATGTAATGGTATTACTAGAATAAAGAGAAGGCATTGCATTTTTTGAAAGTTCAGATGCTGCAGAGCCAATATCAAGTCCATGTGACATGTGAACTCTTTTACTAGAAATTAGTCAACCAGAAAGATCATCAGGTTGCAAAAATCAGT is from Miscanthus floridulus cultivar M001 chromosome 7, ASM1932011v1, whole genome shotgun sequence and encodes:
- the LOC136464488 gene encoding uncharacterized protein isoform X1; this encodes MLCQVAPPPMPPAGGRRHSTSVPRRGRTLAALSCRCGRRHIIGASSAAALLPFLAPPSPAAPPIDPDVMLQRVHPSRPDWYEEFYASAMDQGMKSYEAEIAGYKAKLFSQLSPAGKNILELGVGTGPNFKYYASEDGVNVIGVDPNKHMENYARTAAVSAGLPSSSFTFRRGVAEALPAEDNSMDALIGTLVLCSVNNIDMALREIKRVLKPDGLYVFIEHVAAPDGTLLHFVQGALDPVQQFVADGCHLTRKTGQSIRDVGFSSLSLDSVRLSNAYIISPHVYGVACK
- the LOC136464488 gene encoding uncharacterized protein isoform X2; its protein translation is MLCQVAPPPMPPAGGRRHSTSVPRRGRTLAALSCRCGRRHIIGASSAAALLPFLAPPSPAAPPIDPDRVHPSRPDWYEEFYASAMDQGMKSYEAEIAGYKAKLFSQLSPAGKNILELGVGTGPNFKYYASEDGVNVIGVDPNKHMENYARTAAVSAGLPSSSFTFRRGVAEALPAEDNSMDALIGTLVLCSVNNIDMALREIKRVLKPDGLYVFIEHVAAPDGTLLHFVQGALDPVQQFVADGCHLTRKTGQSIRDVGFSSLSLDSVRLSNAYIISPHVYGVACK